A section of the Pleuronectes platessa chromosome 7, fPlePla1.1, whole genome shotgun sequence genome encodes:
- the LOC128444096 gene encoding cytochrome P450 2F2 produces MFASVTLVFLVLVLLLLLLQSHRPKGFPPGPRAVPVIGNLLQLNLESPLADFERLAKRYGNIYCIFIGSRPWVILNGLQAMREALVNKAVDFSGRPQDLMVNHAVQMKDHAPGVFLADYNQSWKEQRRFGLMTLKNFGLGKQSMEQRILAGIRQITKVLEENIGKTMRPQMLFHNAASNIICQILFAKQFDYDDEFMKYFVSVFQKTSKIINGRWNMIYDSIPLVRYLPLPFQIAFKLFKGAKERHLQMLTENKKTWVPGKPRHFIDCYLDELKKRGEDGSSFSEDQLVAFLLDLHFAGTETTANTLLTAILYLMNYPHAQERCQQEIDKVLDGKDQVSYEDRHQMPYVQAVIHETQRRADTVPLSVFHKTTKDTELMGYSLPKGTIVIPNLSSVLSEEGQWKSPHEFNPENFLNDQGEFFKPEAFMPFSIGPRVCLGEALARMELFLIVVTLLRTFTFVWPEDGGEPDFTPVFGTTQTPKPYRMKVQLRETDTSLNQTYIPIL; encoded by the exons ATGTTTGCCTCTGTGACTTTGGTCTTCTTGGTCCTTGTGCTCTTACTGCTCCTCTTGCAGAGCCACAGGCCGAAAGGTTTCCCCCCGGGACCCCGAGCCGTTCCTGTCATTggaaacctgctgcagctcaaccTGGAGAGTCCCCTTGCTGATTTCGAGAGG cTGGCCAAACGCTATGGAAACATCTACTGCATCTTCATTGGTTCCAGGCCATGGGTGATACTCAACGGGCTCCAGGCCATGAGGGAAGCTTTGGTCAACAAAGCTGTCGACTTCTCAGGCCGACCTCAAGACCTCATGGTCAATCATGCCGTTCAAATGAAAG atcaCGCTCCAGGAGTGTTCCTGGCAGATTACAACCAGAGCTGGAAAGAGCAGCGACGCTTTGGCCTGATGACCCTGAAAAACTTTGGTCTGGGCAAGCAGTCCATGGAGCAGAGGATTCTGGCAGGGATACGCCAAATCAccaaggttctggaggagaataTTG GTAAGACCATGCGTCCTCAGATGCTGTTCCACAACGCAGCCTCCAACATCATCTGCCAAATTCTGTTTGCCAAACAGTTCGACTACGACGACGAATTTATGAAGTATTTTGTCAGTGTTTTTCAAAAGACGTCCAAAATAATCAACGGGCGCTGGAATATG ATTTACGACTCTATTCCCCTGGTGCGCTACCTGCCGCTGCCCTTCCAGATCGCTTTCAAGTTGTTCAAG GGTGCAAAAGAGAGACATTTACAGATGTTGACTGAGAACAAAAAGACTTGGGTTCCTGGGAAACCGCGACACTTCATAGACTGCTACCTGGATGAGCTGAAaaag agaggagaagacggCTCGTCGTTTTCTGAAGACCAGCTCGTTGCGTTCCTCTTGGATCTTCACTTCGCTGGAACTGAGACGACGGCCAACACCCTGCTCACTGCCATCCTGTACCTCATGAATTACCCACACGCACAGG AGCGCTGTCAGCAGGAAATAGACAAAGTCCTTGATGGGAAGGATCAAGTCAGTTATGAGGACAGACACCAGATGCCCTATGTGCAG GCTGTCATTCATGAGACCCAGAGGAGGGCTGACACGGTTCCTCTGTCCGTTTTCCACAAGACCACCAAAGACACAGAGCTCATGGGTTACTCTTTACCCAAG GGAACCATCGTCATCCCGAACCTGTCCTCAGTGCTGTCCGAGGAGGGACAGTGGAAATCCCCCCATGAATTTAACCCTGAGAACTTCCTCAACGACCAGGGGGAGTTTTTTAAACCAGAGGCCTTCATGCCTTTCTCCATAG GTCCTCGGGTGTGTCTCGGAGAGGCTCTGGCTCGTATGGAACTGTTTCTCATCGTGGTGACTCTGCTGAGGACGTTTACGTTCGTCTGGCCCGAAGACGGAGGAGAGCCCGACTTCACGCCGGTGTTCGGGACGACTCAGACGCCTAAACCGTATCGCATGAAGGTCCAGCTCAGAGAAACCGACACAAGTCTAAACCAGACTTATATCCCCATACTGTGA
- the LOC128444098 gene encoding cytochrome P450 2J6, which yields MLVSIILLFVCIGFIILQLKSRRPKNYPPGPPALPILGNLLYLSLENPLKDFERLRKKYGDVYSLFLGPKPMVILNGLSAIKEALVTKGTDFAGRPDDLFVNDVTQRKGLVLANVGPSWRDHRRFALSTLRNFGMGKNSMADRIHGELQYIVEAMEKNVGKSVNPAILVYNTASNIICQVLFGTRFEYDDEFIKVIVQCFRENAKLGSGPWAMLYDSFPLIRNLPLPFVKAFENFKTAVKYVRQFLDEHKKTRVPGDPRDFVDCYLDELDKRAGEDSPFSEEELIANSLDLHFGGTDTTSNTLLTAFLYLMAYPHVQERCQQEIDEALEGKHSVTYDDRHNMPYIQAMIHEVQRIGNIVPLSIVHSTTKDTEVMGYSIPRGTLVIPNLGSALREEGQWKFPDEFNPENFLNDKGEFFKPEAFLCFSAGPRMCLGEGLARMELFFTLVTLLRKFRFVWPQDAGEPDLTPAYGITLSPKPYCMNVQLRATQ from the exons ATGTTGGTTTCTATAATCCTCCTGTTCGTTTGCATTGGGTTCATCATCCTTCAACTGAAATCCCGGAGGCCCAAGAACTACCCACCGGGACCCCCTGCCCTGCCCATCCTGGGGAACCTCTTATATCTGAGCCTGGAGAATCCTCTGAAGGATTTTGAGAGG CTGAGGAAGAAGTATGGAGACGTCTACAGCCTCTTCCTTGGCCCCAAACCTATGGTCATCCTCAACGGGTTGAGTGCGATAAAGGAGGCTCTGGTGACCAAGGGAACTGATTTTGCTGGACGACCTGATGACCTTTTCGTCAATGACGTCACCCAGAGGAAGG GCTTGGTCCTAGCGAACGTTGGCCCCAGCTGGAGGGATCACCGTCGCTTCGCTCTGTCGACCTTGAGGAACTTTGGTATGGGGAAGAATTCAATGGCGGACAGGATCCATGGAGAGCTACAATACATTGTGGAGGCAATGGAAAAAAACGTTG GCAAAAGCGTGAATCCTGCAATTCTGGTTTACAACACGGCCTCCAACATAATATGCCAAGTTCTGTTCGGAACTCGCTTTGAGTACGACGACGAGTTCATCAAAGTCATCGTTCAGTGCTTTAGAGAAAACGCCAAGTTAGGAAGCGGACCCTGGGCGATG ttGTACGACTCTTTTCCACTGATTCGTAACTTGCCGCTGCCGTTCGTCAAAGCCTTTGAAAATTTTAAG ACTGCTGTGAAATATGTACGTCAATTCCTGGACGAGCACAAGAAAACCAGAGTTCCTGGAGATCCACGGGACTTCGTTGACTGCTATCTGGACGAACTggacaag AGAGCCGGTGAGGATTCTCCATTTTCAGAGGAAGAACTTATTGCGAACTCCCTTGATCTTCACTTTGGTGGAACTGACACGACCTCCAACACCCTGCTCACTGCTTTCCTCTACCTCATGGCCTACCCACACGTACAAG AGCGTTGCCAGCAGGAGATAGACGAGGCGCTGGAAGGGAAGCATTCGGTCACGTATGACGACAGACATAACATGCCATACATACAG GCTATGATCCATGAAGTGCAGAGGATAGGCAACATAGTTCCACTCAGCATCGTCCACTCAACGACTAAAGACACCGAGGTCATGGGATACTCCATTCCCAGG GGTACGTTGGTCATCCCTAACCTTGGCTCGGCCCTGAGAGAGGAGGGACAATGGAAATTCCCTGATGAATTCAACCCAGAAAACTTCCTCAACGACAAGGGAGAGTTTTTCAAACCCGAGGCCTTcctttgtttctctgcag GTCCTCGGATGTGTCTGGGAGAGGGTCTGGCTCGTATGGAGCTCTTCTTCACCTTGGTGACTCTGCTGAGGAAGTTCAGGTTTGTCTGGCCTCAGGACGCAGGAGAGCCAGACTTGACTCCGGCCTACGGGATCACCCTGTCTCCCAAACCTTACTGCATGAATGTCCAGCTCAGGGCGACACAGTAA
- the LOC128444077 gene encoding uncharacterized protein LOC128444077 → MFVSIILLWLCVWFIVLQLKSRRPKNFPPGPPALPILGNLLNLSLENPLKDFERLRKKYGDVYSLFLGPKPMVILNGQSAIKEALVTKGIDFAGRPDDLFVNDVTQRRGVILADFGPSWRDHRRFALTTMRNFGLGKNSMADRIHGELQYTVDALEKNIGKSVSPGILFYNMASNIICQVLFGTRFEYEDEFIKVIVRCFRENAKITNGPWAMLYDSFPLIRNLPLPFVKAFENVKVTMAFGRALVSEHKNTKVPGDPRDLVDCYLDELDKRAGEDSILSEEELVSVSLDLHFAGTDTTSNTLLTGFLYLMAFPHIQERCQQEIDEVLGGKHPVTFEDRHNMPYMQAMIHEVQRIANTVPLSVFHSTTKDTELMGYSIPRGTLIIPNLGSALKEEGQWKFPDEFNPENFLNDKGEFVKPEAFLPFSAGPRMCLGEALARMELFLILVTLLRKFRFVWPQDAGEPDLTPVYGVTLSPKPYCMNVQLRATQGRQSSETICALTASPAALSATRATMFISIILLFVCIGFIILQLKSRRPKNFPPGPPALPVLGNLLHLSLENPLKDFERLRKKYGDVYSLFLGPQPMVILNGQSAIKEALVTKGMDFAGRPDDLFINDITQRRGVLLANVGPSWRDHRRFALSTLRNFGMGKNSMADRIHGELQYIVEAMEKNVGKSVNPAILVYNTASNLICQVLFGTRFEYDDEFIKVIVQCFRENAKLANGPWSLMYDSFPLIRNLPLPFAKAFENLKTAVKFSHKFLDEHKKTRDPGDPRDFVDCYLDELDKRAGEDSPFSEEELISNSLDLHFAGTDTTSNTLLTAFLYLMAYPHVQERCQQEIDEVLEGKHSVTYDDRHNMPYMQAMIHEVQRIGNIVPLSIIHSTTKDTELMGYSIPRGTLVIPNLGSALREEGQWKFPDEFNPENFLNDKGEFFKPEAFLPFSAGPRMCLGEGLARMELFLILVTLLRKFRFVWPQDAGEPDLTPVYGVTLSPKPYCMNVQLRATL, encoded by the exons atgtttgtttctataaTCCTCCTGTGGCTTTGCGTTTGGTTCATCGTCCTCCAACTGAAATCCCGGAGGCCCAAGAACTTCCCACCGGGACCTCCTGCCCTGCCCATCCTGGGGAACCTCTTAAATCTGAGCCTGGAGAATCCTCTGAAGGATTTTGAGAGG CTGAGGAAGAAGTATGGAGACGTCTACAGCCTCTTCCTCGGCCCCAAACCTATGGTCATCCTCAACGGGCAGAGTGCGATAAAGGAGGCTCTGGTGACCAAGGGGATTGATTTTGCTGGACGACCTGATGACCTGTTCGTCAATGACGTCACGCAGAGGAGAG GTGTGATCCTTGCAGACTTTGGCCCCAGCTGGAGGGATCACCGTCGCTTTGCTCTGACCACGATGAGGAATTTCGGCCTGGGGAAGAATTCAATGGCGGACAGGATCCATGGAGAGCTACAATACACTGTGGACGCACTGGAAAAAAACATTG GAAAGAGCGTGAGTCCAGGCATTCTCTTTTATAACATGGCCTCCAACATCATATGCCAGGTTCTGTTCGGAACTCGCTTCGAGTACGAGGACGAGTTCATCAAAGTGATCGTTCGCTGCTTCAGAGAAAACGCCAAGATAACAAACGGACCCTGGGCGATG TTGTACGACTCTTTTCCACTGATCCGTAACTTGCCGCTGCCTTTCGTCAAGGCCTTTGAAAATGTTAAG GTTACCATGGCGTTTGGACGTGCTTTGGTGTCCGAGCACAAGAACACCAAAGTTCCTGGAGATCCACGAGACTTAGTTGATTGCTATCTGGACGAACTGGACAAG agaGCCGGAGAGGATTCGATACTATCAGAGGAGGAACTCGTTTCGGTTTCTCTTGATCTTCACTTTGCTGGAACTGACACGACCTCCAACACCCTGCTTACTGGTTTCCTCTACCTCATGGCCTTTCCACACATACAAG AGCGTTGCCAGCAGGAGATAGACGAGGTGCTGGGAGGGAAGCATCCGGTCACATTTGAGGACAGACATAACATGCCATACATGCAG GCTATGATCCATGAAGTGCAGAGGATAGCCAACACTGTTCCACTCAGCGTCTTCCACTCGACGACCAAAGACACCGAGCTCATGGGATACTCCATTCCCAGG GGTACGTTGATCATCCCTAACCTGGGCTCAGCCCTGAAAGAGGAGGGACAATGGAAATTCCCTGATGAATTCAACCCAGAAAACTTCCTCAACGACAAGGGAGAGTTTGTCAAACCCGAGGCCTTCCTGCCTTTCTCTGCAG GTCCTCGGATGTGTCTGGGAGAGGCTCTGGCTCGTATGGAGCTTTTCCTCATCTTGGTGACTCTGCTGAGGAAGTTCAGGTTTGTCTGGCCTCAGGACGCAGGAGAGCCAGACTTGACTCCGGTCTACGGGGTCACCCTGTCTCCCAAACCTTACTGCATGAATGTCCAGCTCAGGGCGACACA ggggaggcagagttcAGAGACGATCTGTGCGCTCACAGCGAGTCCAGCAGCTCTCAGTGCAACCCGGGCCACCATGTTCATTTCTATAATCCTCCTGTTCGTTTGCATTGGGTTCATCATCCTTCAACTTAAATCCCGGAGGCCCAAGAACTTCCCACCGGGACCCCCTGCCCTGCCCGTCCTGGGGAACCTCTTACATCTGAGCCTGGAGAATCCTCTGAAGGATTTTGAGAGG CTGAGGAAGAAGTATGGAGATGTCTACAGCCTCTTCCTCGGCCCCCAACCCATGGTCATCCTCAATGGGCAGAGTGCGATAAAGGAGGCTCTGGTGACCAAGGGGATGGATTTTGCTGGACGACCTGATGACCTGTTCATCAATGACATCACCCAGAGGAGAG GCGTTCTCCTGGCGAACGTTGGCCCCAGCTGGAGGGATCACCGTCGCTTCGCTCTGTCGACCTTGAGGAACTTTGGTATGGGGAAGAATTCAATGGCGGACAGGATCCATGGAGAGCTACAATACATTGTGGAGGCAATGGAAAAAAACGTTG GCAAAAGCGTGAATCCTGCAATTCTGGTTTACAACACGGCCTCCAACCTCATATGCCAAGTTCTGTTCGGAACTCGCTTCGAGTACGACGACGAGTTCATCAAAGTCATCGTTCAGTGCTTTAGAGAAAACGCCAAGTTAGCAAACGGACCCTGGTCGTTG ATGTATGACTCTTTTCCACTGATTCGTAACTTGCCGCTGCCGTTCGCCAAGGCCTTTGAAAATTTGAAG ACTGCTGTGAAATTTTCACATAAATTCCTGGACGAGCACAAGAAAACCAGAGATCCTGGAGATCCAAGAGACTTCGTTGACTGCTATCTGGACGAACTGGACaag AGAGCTGGTGAGGATTCCCCATTTTCAGAGGAGGAACTCATTTCGAACTCCCTTGATCTTCACTTTGCTGGAACTGACACGACCTCCAACACCCTGCTCACTGCTTTTCTCTACCTCATGGCCTACCCACACGTACAAG AGCGTTGCCAGCAGGAGATAGACGAGGTGCTGGAAGGGAAGCATTCAGTCACGTATGACGACAGACATAACATGCCATACATGCAG GCTATGATCCATGAAGTTCAGAGGATAGGCAACATCGTTCCACTCAGCATCATCCACTCAACGACCAAAGACACAGAGCTCATGGGATACTCCATTCCCAGG GGTACGTTGGTCATCCCTAACCTTGGCTCGGCCCTGAGAGAGGAGGGACAATGGAAATTCCCTGATGAATTCAACCCAGAAAACTTCCTCAACGACAAGGGAGAGTTTTTCAAACCCGAGGCCTTCCTGCCTTTCTCTGCAG GTCCTCGGATGTGTCTGGGAGAGGGTCTGGCTCGTATGGAGCTCTTCCTCATCTTGGTGACTCTGCTGAGGAAGTTCAGGTTTGTCTGGCCTCAGGACGCAGGAGAGCCAGACTTGACTCCGGTCTACGGGGTCACCCTGTCTCCCAAACCTTACTGCATGAATGTCCAGCTCAGGGCGACACTGTAA